The following proteins are encoded in a genomic region of Thermococcus pacificus:
- a CDS encoding Lrp/AsnC family transcriptional regulator has protein sequence MADKITSIDIRILKLLSRNARLTYKELAEILGTTRQRISRRMDRLERNGVIKKYTVIPDYDALGYIHVILGITVKPTVNIDEIIHILVEDENVKVVQRALGTHNLVIHVVGPKDMKELEKMIAEVTRKIPEIDKLDITFITDTVKFEVL, from the coding sequence ATGGCGGATAAAATAACCAGTATCGATATCCGCATATTGAAGCTCCTCTCGAGGAACGCCAGGCTTACTTACAAAGAGCTCGCCGAGATTCTCGGCACCACAAGGCAGAGGATATCGAGGAGGATGGACCGCCTCGAAAGGAATGGAGTCATAAAGAAATACACGGTCATCCCGGACTACGACGCACTCGGCTACATACATGTGATACTCGGGATAACGGTCAAGCCCACAGTCAACATAGACGAAATCATTCATATACTGGTTGAGGACGAGAACGTCAAGGTCGTCCAGCGCGCGCTCGGCACCCATAACCTCGTCATTCATGTTGTCGGCCCCAAGGACATGAAGGAGCTCGAGAAGATGATAGCTGAGGTCACCAGGAAGATCCCGGAGATAGATAAGCTCGATATTACCTTCATCACGGACACAGTCAAGTTCGAGGTTCTTTGA
- a CDS encoding aconitase X catalytic domain-containing protein has product MYLTKEEELVLAGEYGYALQKAMEILVALGDIYGADRLIPIKSAQVAGVSYKNIGEAGLEFLRDFVNAGAKVSVYTTLNPAGIGDEEFMEKQAEVLNLYREMGIEVTSTCTPYYGANLPKFGDHIAWSESSAVIFANSIIGARTNREGGPSSLAAAIVGKTPNYGLHLEENRKATVIVDVQAKVKTFVDYAALGYHLGRTLGNDVPYLRGIKPEKTEFLKEMGAAMAASGSIALYHVEGETPEYTGAIVDKLETVTVEDEDIRAVKEQFSDDWSGIDMILIGCPHASLPEIKEIAELLAMRGRPLKIPLFITASRAVKALADALGYTETIERYNGKIMADSCFVVSPIKGWYRGIATNSGKSAFYFRSFGFNVRLDDAENLIKEAP; this is encoded by the coding sequence ATGTACCTCACGAAGGAAGAGGAACTTGTTCTCGCCGGTGAATACGGCTACGCACTGCAGAAGGCGATGGAAATACTCGTAGCCCTCGGGGATATTTACGGTGCGGACAGGCTCATACCCATCAAGAGCGCCCAGGTCGCGGGGGTTTCCTACAAGAACATAGGCGAAGCGGGGCTTGAGTTCCTGCGTGACTTTGTAAACGCCGGGGCGAAGGTGTCGGTCTATACAACCCTAAACCCCGCGGGAATAGGCGATGAGGAGTTCATGGAGAAGCAGGCGGAGGTTCTCAACCTCTACCGCGAGATGGGCATCGAGGTTACCTCAACCTGCACTCCCTACTACGGCGCGAACCTGCCGAAGTTCGGCGACCACATAGCCTGGAGCGAGAGTTCGGCGGTCATCTTTGCAAACTCCATAATCGGGGCGAGAACCAACAGGGAGGGCGGCCCATCGAGCCTGGCAGCGGCTATAGTCGGTAAGACCCCAAACTACGGCCTCCATCTGGAGGAGAACAGAAAAGCCACTGTCATAGTTGACGTCCAGGCAAAGGTGAAGACCTTCGTCGATTATGCGGCCCTCGGCTACCACCTTGGCAGAACCCTCGGAAACGACGTGCCCTATCTGCGCGGGATAAAGCCCGAAAAGACCGAGTTCCTGAAAGAGATGGGCGCAGCCATGGCCGCGAGCGGCTCGATAGCCCTCTACCACGTCGAGGGAGAGACGCCGGAGTACACGGGGGCGATAGTGGACAAGCTGGAAACCGTAACGGTCGAGGATGAGGATATCAGAGCTGTCAAGGAGCAGTTCAGCGACGACTGGAGCGGGATAGACATGATCCTGATCGGCTGCCCCCACGCCTCGTTGCCCGAGATAAAGGAGATAGCGGAGCTTTTAGCAATGCGCGGGAGGCCTCTGAAGATACCGCTCTTCATCACCGCGAGCAGGGCGGTTAAGGCTTTAGCGGACGCACTTGGCTACACTGAAACCATAGAGCGTTACAACGGGAAGATCATGGCAGATTCGTGCTTCGTTGTCTCTCCAATAAAGGGCTGGTACCGCGGAATAGCCACCAACAGTGGGAAGAGTGCCTTCTACTTCCGCTCCTTCGGGTTTAACGTGAGGCTGGACGACGCTGAAAACCTGATCAAAGAGGCCCCGTGA
- a CDS encoding ArsR/SmtB family transcription factor yields MKVRDILEKLDEKQKKTVMRCKETCGIPCIDKEIDAEVEEDIVKFLKAVSNPLRLKILKLLKDNWLCVCVIASALDQDQTLISHHLRTLRSLGLIEVRKEGKMRFYRTNKEVLERYLQRVTSELV; encoded by the coding sequence ATGAAGGTGAGGGACATCCTTGAAAAACTTGATGAGAAGCAGAAGAAAACCGTGATGCGGTGCAAGGAGACCTGCGGCATACCCTGCATTGACAAGGAGATCGATGCTGAGGTTGAGGAAGACATTGTAAAGTTCCTGAAGGCGGTATCGAATCCCCTGAGGCTCAAGATACTCAAGCTCCTCAAGGACAACTGGCTGTGCGTGTGTGTAATAGCCTCGGCCCTCGATCAGGACCAGACCCTCATCAGCCACCACCTCAGAACGCTCCGCTCCCTTGGCCTGATCGAGGTGCGGAAAGAGGGCAAGATGCGCTTCTATAGAACAAACAAGGAGGTACTCGAAAGGTATCTCCAGAGGGTCACCTCGGAGCTGGTGTGA
- a CDS encoding DUF126 domain-containing protein — MKLKGRKIVGGKAEGELIVSQKPLSFLGGVDPKTGIITDAESDIRGQSIAGKILAFPRGKGSTVGSYVIYALKKNGKAPKAIIVGEAETIVATGAIISGIPMVDGVDVSKLKSGAKVRVDADRGEVEVIESEG, encoded by the coding sequence ATGAAGCTCAAAGGGAGAAAGATAGTCGGCGGAAAGGCCGAGGGAGAGCTTATAGTTTCGCAGAAGCCCCTCTCGTTCCTCGGCGGAGTTGACCCGAAAACCGGAATCATTACTGATGCCGAGAGCGATATAAGGGGGCAGAGCATAGCGGGGAAGATACTAGCGTTCCCAAGGGGCAAGGGCTCAACGGTTGGCTCCTACGTCATCTACGCCCTCAAGAAGAACGGGAAGGCGCCAAAGGCGATAATCGTTGGCGAGGCTGAAACCATAGTGGCAACAGGGGCGATAATCTCGGGCATCCCGATGGTCGATGGAGTAGATGTGTCGAAGCTGAAGAGCGGGGCCAAAGTTAGGGTAGATGCCGACAGGGGAGAAGTGGAGGTTATTGAATCTGAGGGATAG
- a CDS encoding LAGLIDADG family homing endonuclease, whose product MRKIKDLSIEELQRIMDEVKVLRSQGLSYGKIVKFISDEHNLKLSKATVIRWCKGTHNPFNRIRNISLEPSPELAYVIGVYLGDGSVHLKSNGRYVVKLKVIDKEFAEAFANALKKLGIGVTIGFERDSTRVDRHYVEGSNKSLFQLLTGSRKRLLSLARKYPREFLRGFFDSEGFPVISAGKSFKVEVAAVNSDLEVLEFAQEALEELGINSKISKLYSRGHRVVIRGEEYSSNVDMFILRIFHFNDVQLFAEKVGFTASRKSEKLQMAIGLKGNYPSAEAVKLWLNEYEKVGRTYVKRGKPF is encoded by the coding sequence ATGAGGAAGATCAAAGACCTTTCGATCGAGGAACTTCAGAGGATAATGGATGAGGTAAAGGTTCTTCGTTCCCAGGGTCTCAGCTATGGGAAAATAGTTAAGTTCATCTCAGACGAGCATAATCTTAAGCTCTCGAAGGCAACTGTCATTCGGTGGTGCAAGGGAACGCATAATCCTTTCAACAGGATTCGTAATATTTCGTTGGAGCCATCACCTGAACTCGCGTATGTTATTGGTGTCTACTTGGGCGATGGTAGTGTGCATCTAAAAAGCAATGGGAGGTATGTCGTCAAACTTAAAGTCATTGATAAAGAATTCGCCGAAGCCTTTGCGAACGCTTTGAAAAAGCTGGGAATTGGAGTGACTATAGGATTCGAAAGGGATTCTACCCGCGTGGACAGGCACTACGTTGAGGGAAGTAACAAATCCCTGTTTCAACTCTTAACAGGTTCTCGGAAGAGACTGCTTTCTCTGGCGAGAAAATATCCGAGGGAATTTCTCAGGGGGTTCTTTGATAGTGAGGGATTCCCCGTGATATCCGCTGGAAAATCTTTCAAAGTGGAGGTTGCTGCAGTCAACTCGGATTTGGAGGTTTTGGAGTTTGCTCAGGAGGCTCTGGAAGAGTTGGGGATAAACTCTAAGATATCCAAGCTGTACTCAAGGGGACATAGGGTGGTTATCCGAGGTGAGGAGTACTCGTCAAACGTTGATATGTTCATCCTGCGAATTTTCCATTTTAACGATGTCCAGTTGTTTGCGGAGAAAGTCGGATTTACCGCGAGCCGGAAGTCTGAGAAGCTTCAAATGGCCATTGGGCTGAAGGGCAACTACCCGTCTGCCGAAGCTGTCAAGCTGTGGTTGAATGAATATGAGAAGGTTGGAAGAACCTACGTCAAGCGGGGCAAACCTTTTTAA
- a CDS encoding 30S ribosomal protein S15, translating into MARIHARKRGKSGSKKPPRTAPPTWVEYTAEEVEGLVIKLRKEGYSAAMIGTILRDQYGIPSVKLITGKKITKILEENGLAPDIPEDLMALIRKAVNLRKHLEQHPKDKHSMRGLQLTESKIRRLVKYYRRTGKLPAKWRYDPEQAKLLVR; encoded by the coding sequence ATGGCAAGGATACACGCGAGAAAGAGGGGTAAGTCTGGCTCAAAGAAGCCACCGAGGACCGCTCCGCCGACCTGGGTGGAGTACACGGCGGAGGAGGTCGAGGGACTCGTTATCAAGCTCAGGAAGGAAGGCTACAGCGCGGCCATGATAGGGACGATCCTCAGGGACCAGTACGGAATCCCGAGCGTCAAGCTCATTACCGGCAAGAAGATAACCAAGATCCTCGAGGAGAACGGCCTGGCCCCGGACATTCCGGAGGATCTCATGGCCCTCATCAGGAAGGCGGTCAACCTGAGAAAGCACCTCGAGCAGCACCCGAAGGACAAGCACTCCATGAGGGGCCTCCAGCTCACCGAGAGCAAGATCCGCAGACTTGTCAAGTACTACAGGAGAACCGGAAAGCTGCCGGCTAAGTGGCGCTACGATCCGGAGCAGGCCAAGCTCCTGGTCCGCTGA
- a CDS encoding class III signal peptide-containing protein: MKRKAQGAIEYLFMIAAALIIIAIVIRYLRGAGESTGSTINQGQSAINSKLSQELSEALSD, translated from the coding sequence ATGAAGAGGAAAGCCCAGGGTGCGATTGAGTACCTGTTTATGATTGCAGCGGCCCTGATAATAATAGCCATTGTCATAAGGTACCTCAGGGGCGCAGGTGAGAGCACTGGTTCGACTATCAACCAGGGCCAGAGCGCAATTAACAGCAAGCTCAGTCAGGAGCTCAG
- a CDS encoding KEOPS complex subunit Pcc1 translates to MRIEARAEIVWHYGDPVKAEAIAGAVQVDNEGIPPGLKKSLNVVSLSEDGDVITKVKYSGEIETLIKALDDLVFAVKIAEEALNV, encoded by the coding sequence GTGAGGATTGAGGCCAGGGCGGAGATAGTCTGGCACTACGGTGACCCGGTGAAAGCTGAGGCAATAGCCGGGGCAGTACAGGTTGACAACGAGGGCATTCCGCCGGGCCTTAAGAAAAGTTTAAATGTGGTGTCCCTATCGGAAGATGGGGACGTCATAACAAAGGTTAAATACTCGGGTGAGATTGAAACACTCATCAAAGCGCTGGACGATTTGGTGTTTGCGGTCAAAATCGCTGAAGAAGCGTTGAACGTGTGA
- a CDS encoding MazG nucleotide pyrophosphohydrolase domain-containing protein, which translates to MNEHQAKVDELVKELGGYWKPFEMLAALVEEVGELADELLKVEGVKGERSPEHLKEELGDVLFALTCIANYYGVDILEALAESVEKYRIRDKNRWEERHQVVQR; encoded by the coding sequence ATGAACGAGCACCAGGCCAAAGTTGACGAGCTGGTGAAGGAGCTGGGGGGCTACTGGAAGCCGTTCGAGATGCTTGCCGCGCTGGTGGAAGAAGTCGGGGAGCTGGCGGACGAGCTTTTAAAGGTCGAGGGGGTAAAGGGGGAGAGAAGCCCTGAGCACCTGAAGGAAGAGCTTGGGGACGTGCTATTTGCCCTAACGTGCATCGCTAACTACTACGGGGTCGACATCCTGGAGGCACTGGCGGAAAGCGTGGAGAAGTACCGCATCAGAGACAAAAATAGATGGGAAGAACGACATCAGGTTGTCCAGAGATAA
- a CDS encoding DUF92 domain-containing protein has translation MLERIALEVAVVAGLGLSAYRLRALDARGAVAAAVLGLAVIELGGVYPFLAMLVFVVAGVLATKYRFREKARLGVAQEGNGVRSWGNVLGNGLAAVIFLIFEYISQRDVFWAATFAAIATANGDTLASELGKVFGKTPRLITDLRPTRPGTNGAVSWAGELFAIIGALMIALLALPLTCYKTQMLLAVTAGGFLGANIDSIIGATLENRGVTDNNSTNFLASLLGGIIGAGLFYLIV, from the coding sequence ATGCTCGAGAGGATTGCCTTGGAAGTGGCAGTGGTTGCAGGGCTTGGGCTCAGTGCATACCGTCTCAGGGCCCTCGACGCCAGGGGTGCGGTGGCCGCGGCGGTTCTTGGGCTCGCCGTCATAGAGCTTGGCGGCGTGTACCCGTTTCTGGCCATGCTGGTCTTTGTGGTAGCAGGAGTTCTGGCTACAAAGTACAGGTTCAGGGAGAAAGCGAGACTGGGTGTGGCGCAGGAGGGAAACGGGGTTAGGAGCTGGGGCAACGTCCTCGGAAACGGTCTTGCCGCGGTTATTTTCCTGATCTTTGAGTACATCTCCCAGAGGGATGTGTTCTGGGCGGCTACATTCGCGGCCATAGCCACGGCCAACGGCGACACGCTAGCGAGCGAGCTTGGAAAGGTTTTCGGGAAGACCCCGAGGCTTATAACCGACCTCAGACCCACCAGACCTGGCACCAATGGGGCAGTCTCCTGGGCGGGAGAGCTGTTTGCCATAATAGGGGCGCTGATGATAGCGCTCTTAGCGCTCCCCCTGACCTGCTACAAAACCCAGATGCTCCTTGCGGTTACGGCAGGCGGCTTCCTCGGAGCCAACATTGACAGCATCATCGGTGCGACCCTGGAGAACAGGGGGGTGACGGACAACAACTCCACGAACTTCCTAGCCTCTCTCCTCGGCGGCATAATAGGCGCCGGCCTCTTTTATCTGATTGTGTGA
- a CDS encoding 30S ribosomal protein S3ae, with protein sequence MAKGNPRKRAAATKDKWKSKEWYIVYAPDFFGSKEIGLTPADEPEKVIGRVIETTLKDLTGDFTKGQVKLYFQIYDVKGQNAYTKFKGHNLARSYIRSLVRRRTTRVDGIFNVTTKDGYKLRVMGMVIAYRRIQTSQERAIREIIREIIYKKASELNFKDFVLEAVSGKMAAEIAKEARRIYPIKRAEIRKIKVLAEPEA encoded by the coding sequence ATGGCGAAAGGTAATCCGAGAAAGAGGGCTGCCGCTACCAAGGATAAGTGGAAGAGCAAGGAGTGGTACATCGTTTACGCTCCGGACTTCTTCGGGAGCAAGGAGATAGGACTCACCCCCGCTGACGAGCCGGAGAAGGTCATAGGAAGGGTCATCGAGACCACCCTCAAGGACCTCACCGGCGACTTCACCAAGGGCCAGGTCAAGCTCTACTTCCAGATCTACGACGTCAAGGGCCAGAACGCCTACACCAAGTTCAAGGGCCACAACCTCGCGAGAAGCTACATCCGCTCACTCGTCAGGAGGAGGACGACGAGGGTCGATGGCATATTCAACGTCACCACCAAGGATGGCTACAAGCTCCGCGTCATGGGCATGGTCATCGCCTACAGAAGGATACAGACCAGCCAGGAGAGGGCCATCCGCGAGATAATCAGGGAGATCATCTACAAGAAGGCTAGCGAACTGAACTTCAAGGACTTCGTCCTCGAGGCCGTCAGCGGCAAGATGGCGGCTGAGATCGCCAAGGAAGCCCGCAGGATATACCCGATCAAGAGGGCCGAGATCAGGAAGATCAAGGTCCTCGCCGAGCCGGAGGCCTGA
- a CDS encoding DHHA1 domain-containing protein, translating into MDKGAFLERAREGAELIKMHIELGHTIRLISHRDADGITAGAILAKAVAREGGTFQLSIVKQVSEDLIRELAEERREIYVFSDLGSGSMELIEKHLDFATVVVADHHPPEKESFSNDSHVLVNPVPFGANSVRDLSGSGVAYFVAKEMNEKNRDLAYIALVGSVGDMQEIDGTFHGMNLDIIEDGKELGILEVRKELRLFGRESRPLRQMLAYSTNPELPGITGDERNAIEWLRSKGFDPDVHYWQLREEEKRKLHDALVIHLIKHGAPKEAIDRLIGDVVVSPLYPEGDPRHEAREFATLLNATGRLNAGTLGVAICLGDEDAYKKAKKMLDDYKREQIEARKFIVQNWSMADEGEHAYVFYAGKNIRDTLVGIAANIAINAGLADPEKPVVVIADSEEDENLVKGSARTTEKALAKGYHLGEALKEVAEKLGGEGGGHAIAAGIRFPKGRIDEFIRLFNEALAKQVGREGSED; encoded by the coding sequence GTGGATAAGGGAGCCTTCTTGGAGCGGGCCAGGGAGGGCGCCGAGCTTATCAAGATGCACATCGAGTTAGGGCACACCATAAGGCTCATCTCCCACCGCGACGCGGACGGCATCACCGCCGGAGCCATTCTCGCCAAAGCCGTCGCCAGGGAAGGCGGCACTTTTCAGCTCAGCATCGTCAAGCAGGTCAGTGAAGACCTCATCAGGGAACTCGCGGAGGAACGGAGAGAGATCTACGTCTTCAGCGACCTCGGAAGCGGCTCGATGGAGCTCATAGAGAAGCACCTCGACTTTGCAACGGTTGTGGTTGCCGACCACCACCCGCCGGAGAAGGAGAGCTTTTCGAACGACTCCCACGTCCTCGTCAATCCCGTTCCCTTTGGGGCAAACAGCGTCCGCGATCTGAGCGGCTCGGGCGTTGCCTACTTCGTTGCCAAGGAAATGAACGAGAAGAACAGGGATTTAGCTTACATCGCTCTCGTTGGTTCCGTCGGGGACATGCAGGAGATCGACGGCACCTTCCACGGCATGAACCTTGACATCATCGAGGACGGCAAGGAACTGGGAATACTCGAGGTCAGGAAGGAGCTTCGCCTTTTTGGCAGGGAGAGCAGGCCGCTCCGGCAGATGTTGGCTTATTCCACCAACCCCGAACTTCCAGGCATAACAGGCGATGAGAGGAATGCCATAGAGTGGTTACGCTCTAAAGGCTTCGATCCCGACGTTCACTACTGGCAGCTTCGCGAGGAGGAGAAGCGGAAGCTCCATGACGCCCTCGTCATTCACCTCATAAAACACGGCGCCCCGAAGGAAGCCATTGACAGGCTCATCGGCGACGTTGTGGTGAGCCCGCTATACCCAGAGGGCGACCCGAGGCACGAGGCAAGGGAGTTCGCCACGCTCCTCAACGCCACCGGGAGACTGAACGCCGGGACGCTCGGCGTTGCAATCTGCCTCGGCGACGAGGATGCCTACAAGAAAGCTAAAAAGATGCTCGACGACTACAAGAGGGAGCAGATCGAGGCCAGGAAGTTCATAGTCCAGAACTGGAGCATGGCCGATGAAGGTGAGCACGCATACGTCTTCTACGCCGGCAAGAACATCCGCGATACGCTCGTGGGCATAGCGGCAAACATAGCGATAAACGCCGGCCTCGCCGACCCCGAGAAGCCCGTTGTGGTTATAGCGGACAGTGAGGAGGACGAGAACCTCGTCAAAGGCTCCGCAAGGACCACCGAGAAGGCCCTCGCCAAAGGCTACCACCTTGGGGAGGCCCTTAAGGAGGTCGCTGAAAAGCTCGGCGGGGAGGGCGGCGGACACGCCATAGCGGCCGGGATCCGCTTCCCGAAGGGCAGGATAGACGAGTTTATCCGGCTCTTCAACGAGGCTCTGGCAAAGCAGGTTGGGAGGGAAGGCAGTGAGGATTGA
- a CDS encoding SPOUT family RNA methylase: protein MKFIVKTQRGMEGVAANYIREALPNSKVQASPLGYYGLVIVESDDENAVEKILEIPEVERVIPVLVEVPAEIEEIVNAAENVAPFIGENETFAVKTKRRGKHGFSSLDVNRSLGAKVQELTGADVNLSWPDKVVQVEIIGDKAYISVVPGEEFRKFTPDKIDARELFRKLTVVQMPYWGDYKACRSFGEKIGRAAQAFEVKELIIAPKEKMDAFELAEFIKGVKIGQESRHQIQREAYPWKVEKVPVSVWDLYQVVRDKRRAKRLLIITDPKGPTLAEVKDNLARDMFHAKEIIVFVGSREGIPRGLFRFADYVVDLAPYMTFATEHGIPAALVSLWEVYEEYLRSREKE, encoded by the coding sequence ATGAAGTTCATCGTGAAAACGCAGAGGGGAATGGAAGGAGTCGCCGCTAACTACATCAGGGAGGCTCTCCCCAATTCGAAGGTTCAGGCATCGCCGCTGGGCTACTACGGACTCGTGATAGTTGAGAGCGACGATGAAAACGCTGTTGAGAAAATCCTTGAGATCCCCGAGGTGGAGCGTGTTATCCCCGTTCTGGTCGAGGTTCCGGCGGAGATTGAGGAGATAGTAAACGCCGCTGAGAATGTTGCCCCGTTCATAGGTGAGAACGAGACCTTTGCCGTGAAAACCAAGAGGCGTGGAAAGCACGGCTTTTCGAGCCTCGACGTCAACAGAAGCCTAGGCGCTAAGGTTCAGGAGCTCACCGGTGCGGATGTGAACCTCAGCTGGCCGGACAAGGTGGTTCAGGTCGAGATAATCGGCGATAAAGCTTACATCTCCGTCGTTCCAGGTGAAGAGTTCAGAAAGTTTACCCCCGACAAGATAGACGCCAGGGAGCTCTTCCGCAAGCTCACTGTAGTCCAGATGCCCTACTGGGGCGACTATAAAGCCTGCCGTTCCTTCGGCGAGAAGATAGGCAGGGCCGCACAGGCCTTTGAGGTCAAGGAGCTCATCATAGCACCAAAGGAGAAAATGGACGCCTTTGAACTGGCGGAGTTCATAAAGGGCGTGAAGATCGGCCAGGAGAGCAGGCACCAGATTCAGAGGGAGGCCTACCCCTGGAAGGTCGAGAAGGTTCCGGTTTCAGTATGGGACCTCTACCAGGTCGTCCGCGACAAGAGGAGGGCCAAGAGGCTGCTCATAATCACAGACCCCAAGGGGCCGACGCTGGCCGAGGTTAAGGATAACCTCGCGAGGGACATGTTCCACGCGAAGGAAATCATAGTCTTCGTTGGTTCACGGGAGGGCATCCCGCGCGGCCTCTTCCGGTTCGCGGACTACGTGGTTGACCTGGCTCCATATATGACGTTCGCAACGGAACACGGCATTCCAGCGGCACTGGTCTCGCTCTGGGAAGTCTATGAAGAGTATTTGAGGAGCAGGGAGAAGGAGTGA
- a CDS encoding BglG family transcription antiterminator produces MGLVHVSCESASVEDCVNDFRKKLKESLPVSGCYIKSAELNLTFGAFMHLSAILLVDTSRSGGGVIVEYSTGRNREDAIQRVLEKINPVIEDAEVVSFKVETYTTPVTRRTYAVGVAVYNLSPRSHGPLTETADRRKILAHVLSLFDYNPKVLNISELARVFGVSRDTIYYDIQRILEEKKKEGDHLT; encoded by the coding sequence ATGGGCCTGGTCCATGTTTCCTGCGAGTCCGCCAGCGTTGAAGACTGCGTAAACGATTTCAGGAAGAAGCTAAAGGAATCTCTCCCCGTTTCTGGCTGTTATATAAAATCCGCGGAACTTAACCTTACGTTCGGTGCCTTCATGCACCTCTCTGCCATACTCCTCGTCGACACTTCCAGGTCCGGCGGCGGCGTGATCGTTGAGTACTCCACCGGCAGGAACAGAGAGGATGCCATTCAGAGGGTTCTTGAGAAAATCAACCCGGTTATTGAGGATGCAGAGGTGGTTTCTTTCAAGGTTGAAACCTATACAACGCCGGTCACCAGGAGGACTTACGCCGTCGGCGTCGCCGTCTACAACCTCTCACCCAGAAGCCACGGCCCCCTTACCGAAACCGCCGACAGGAGGAAGATACTGGCCCACGTTCTTTCTCTCTTCGACTACAATCCCAAGGTTCTGAACATATCGGAGCTGGCCAGGGTCTTTGGTGTCTCCAGGGATACTATCTACTACGACATCCAGAGGATCCTGGAGGAGAAGAAAAAGGAAGGGGATCACTTGACGTAG
- a CDS encoding site-2 protease family protein, translating to MPRGIYECVNCGHREVIDSNEPLLERACPACGGDMVLVGFEAEMLEEKAPEWARIGLFLPPEVEARVHSFYSVEPRGSEGNVFVFEVKEILEPDFEKVLRELEELGYWAALKKRGGKVLLYVFPAGEVKPDNPWLPWAFLMATIITTFLAGYWLALGYIDLINRYNLPGIRNPYVNALAFSISVMAILGTHELGHKIAAAYHGVRATMPYFIPFPSMLGTLGAVIRVKSPVPTRNAAIDLGVSGPLAGILVAIPVTAIGLRLSAVVPSSMVPQTGEDLYMGTNLFFGVLEKLVLGIGSGEDYTVFLHPVAIAGWVGILVTFLNLIPAAQLDGGHIARAFMGEKAHRYFTFAIAFGLLLMSYLWSGWLIWGLLVLFIGSAGNPGALDEVSPVSTGRKLLAIVAVLIFILCATPVPLYVK from the coding sequence ATGCCTAGGGGAATTTACGAGTGCGTTAACTGCGGGCACAGAGAGGTCATCGACTCCAACGAGCCGCTCCTTGAGAGGGCCTGCCCGGCCTGCGGCGGCGACATGGTTCTGGTCGGCTTCGAGGCAGAAATGCTGGAGGAGAAAGCACCGGAATGGGCGCGCATCGGTTTGTTCCTCCCTCCGGAGGTCGAGGCCAGGGTGCACTCGTTCTACAGCGTGGAGCCGCGCGGGAGCGAGGGGAACGTCTTCGTCTTCGAGGTGAAGGAGATACTCGAGCCGGACTTCGAGAAGGTTCTGCGCGAACTTGAGGAGCTTGGGTACTGGGCGGCGCTGAAGAAGCGCGGGGGTAAAGTTCTCCTCTACGTCTTTCCGGCCGGTGAGGTCAAGCCTGACAACCCCTGGCTGCCTTGGGCGTTCCTGATGGCCACGATCATCACGACCTTCCTGGCCGGCTACTGGCTCGCCCTCGGCTACATAGACCTGATCAACAGGTACAACCTGCCCGGAATAAGGAACCCCTACGTCAACGCCCTCGCTTTCTCGATAAGCGTCATGGCCATCCTCGGAACCCACGAGCTCGGCCACAAGATAGCCGCCGCATACCACGGCGTCCGCGCGACGATGCCTTACTTCATACCATTCCCCAGCATGCTCGGAACCCTCGGCGCCGTGATAAGGGTGAAGTCCCCGGTTCCAACTAGAAACGCGGCCATAGACCTCGGCGTCAGCGGACCACTGGCCGGAATCCTCGTCGCCATCCCCGTCACAGCGATAGGCCTAAGACTTTCAGCTGTCGTGCCCAGCTCAATGGTGCCTCAGACTGGAGAGGACCTCTACATGGGGACAAACCTGTTCTTTGGCGTTCTGGAAAAGCTAGTCCTCGGCATCGGGTCGGGGGAGGACTACACGGTTTTTCTCCACCCGGTGGCTATAGCCGGCTGGGTCGGCATACTCGTGACTTTCCTGAACCTGATCCCCGCGGCACAGCTGGACGGGGGACACATAGCGAGGGCCTTTATGGGGGAGAAGGCGCACAGATACTTCACATTCGCGATAGCCTTCGGCCTTCTGCTCATGAGCTACCTTTGGAGCGGGTGGCTGATCTGGGGGCTTCTTGTTCTCTTCATCGGAAGCGCCGGCAACCCCGGGGCCCTGGACGAGGTTTCCCCTGTTTCAACGGGCAGAAAACTGCTGGCCATAGTGGCCGTTCTGATATTCATCCTCTGTGCAACGCCGGTCCCGCTCTACGTCAAGTGA